CGCCGAAAAGCTCGCCAAAAACTACAAGGATGCGATGGCAGACGTTCAGGCCCGCATCCAGAAAGCCGGCCCGACGGAGAAAAAGGTCTATGTCGAACTGGCTCAGAAAGGGCCGGATGAAGTCGGGAACTCCTACGGCGATACGATGTGGGGCGCGCTGGTCGACAGGCTTGGTGGCCATAACATTGCCAAGGGACAGATCGGCAATTGGGGGCCGCTAAGCCCGGAATATGTCCTGGCACAAAAGCCGGACCTGATTTTTCTGGGCGGGTCGGAGTGGCTGAACAAGCCGCAATCGGTGCAGGTCGGCTTTGGGGCTGATCCGGCGGTTACCCGCCAACGCATGAAGGCCTATCTCGGACGTCCGGGGTGGTCGGATCTGCCAGCCGTAAAAGAGGGCGGCGCGCATGCGATCTACCATGGCGGCGCACGCACGCTGTCCGACTATGTGTATGCGCAATATATCGCCAAACAGCTCTATCCGGATGCCTTCAAGAACGTCGATCCGGCAAAGAACATTGCTGATTATTATAATAATTGGCTGCCGATCAAGGCCGACGGTGTGTTTGTTCTCCCTTATGAAGCGAACGGACAATGACGACCTTTTCCGCAGAGATTGATGGGATGCGCGACGGCTATCGCCGCGCATCCGCTCGTCGGACTTTAGTCATGATCGGCGCCCTCATTTGCCTTGTTTTGCTGATGGTGCTCGATCTCACCACCGGTCCATCCGGCATGCCGCTTGCCGAAGTATGGCATGGGCTTCTCGCCGGGCCTGCCGGTGACGACCGCATGGTTGCAACGATCCTGTGGCAATTGCGCATGCCGCAAACTGTCATGGGCGTCCTGGTCGGCGCCTGCCTCGGCCTTGCCGGCCTGCAAATGCAGACGATCCTTGGCAATCCGCTGGCCAGCCCCTTCACACTCGGCTTTTCGGCAGCGGCAGGCTTTGGCGCGGCATTAGCGATCATGTTCGGCTCGCTCATCCCGCTGCCCGGTTTCATCGTCATCCCCGCCTGCGCCTTTGTGATGACCCTGGTGGCCTGTGCTCTGGTCTATCTGATCGCGCGGCTTCGTGGCGCGACACCGGAAATCCTCGTGCTTGGAGGCATTGCGGTGTTGTTCTTCTTCCAATCGCTCCAGTCCCTGCTTCAGTTTCTGGCGTCACCGGAAGTCTTGCAGCAGATTGTCTTCTGGCTATTCGGCAGCCTCTTGAAGTCAAGCTGGACGAGCGTCACAGTGAGTGCTGCGATTGCATGCGCCTGCCTTCCCTTCATTACCCGTAGCACCTGGGCCTTGACCACGTTGCGTCTCGGAGATGCCAATGCCCGAAGCCTCGGGCTATCGGTTGAGAAAATCCGTCGGAATACCTTCCTGATCGTGGCATTGTTGACAGCCGGAGCCGTCTCCTTCGTCGGAACCATCGGCTTTGTTGGGCTCATCGCACCGCATGTTGCCCGCGCACTCGTCGGAGAGGACCATCGGTTCTCCCTGCCGCT
The window above is part of the Allorhizobium ampelinum S4 genome. Proteins encoded here:
- a CDS encoding FecCD family ABC transporter permease; this translates as MTTFSAEIDGMRDGYRRASARRTLVMIGALICLVLLMVLDLTTGPSGMPLAEVWHGLLAGPAGDDRMVATILWQLRMPQTVMGVLVGACLGLAGLQMQTILGNPLASPFTLGFSAAAGFGAALAIMFGSLIPLPGFIVIPACAFVMTLVACALVYLIARLRGATPEILVLGGIAVLFFFQSLQSLLQFLASPEVLQQIVFWLFGSLLKSSWTSVTVSAAIACACLPFITRSTWALTTLRLGDANARSLGLSVEKIRRNTFLIVALLTAGAVSFVGTIGFVGLIAPHVARALVGEDHRFSLPLAALTGAIILIGACVFGKFISPAAVIPVGIITAIAGVPMLFVVIAKRGQRGLT